The genomic interval CATAAGTAGGTACTCCATCCAGCCAACATTGGCGAATTTTGATCGGTGGATCAGTGTGGCCTAGGTTAATGATTGCGCCCGATGATTCCATGGGTTCAAAAGTACCCGTACACACTACATCTATTTCTTGGTAAGTTTTTTTTATACCTTGTTTTTTAACTTTACTTTTTAGTTCTTCTATGGTACATACTTGTACGGTGCGATTAGTTATTTTCTCATTAATTTCGGCAACGGTGCGCATAAATAATTAACTGTTATGTTTGCGATGTTAAAAGTCCATGGACAATTTAACTATAATTAGAGTCATTTAATTATAATAATTCATACAACGATTAACCATTAAATAAATTAGACATTAATATTAAAGAGAATATACAAAAAAACATCCTTTTCAGGATGTATTCAGACCTTTATATTTTACGGGACTGACGGGGCTCGAACCCGCGACATCTTGCGTGACAGGCAAGCACTCTAACCAGCTGAGCTACAGTCCCTTGTTTGTTTCAACATTATCTATGTTAACGAACTGAAAAAAATTTGTCAAGAGTTTGAGCAAAAATATTGAAAAAATGATAATACCCATGAAATATGCTTAAGGAAAAGTAAATATAGAAATCTTGACTTACCATTGGTTAAAAATACAGTTATTGTTAAAATATCCCTTTAGTCTTATCTGAAAGAGAGTAAAATTTATGAGTCGTGCCGAGAAAGTCGTTTTAGCCTATTCAGGGGGAGTTGATACCTCCGTATGTATTCCTTACTTAAAAAAAGAATGGGGTGTAAAAGAAGTAATCACCCTAGCGGCGGATTTAGGACAGGGAGAAGAATTAGGTCCTATTCAAACCAAGGCTCTTAAGTGTGGTGCGGTAGAATCATTGGTGGCCGATGCTACAGAAGAATTTGTAAGTAACTATGCTTTTCCCGCCATTAAAGCTAATGCTTTATACGAAAACCGTTATCCTCTTTCTACGGCTTTAGCTCGTCCACTCATCGCTAAGTTGTTGGTAGAAGCGGCGCAAAAGTATGGAGCGGATGCCGTGGCCCATGGTTGTACAGGAAAAGGCAATGACCAAGTCCGTTTTGATTTAGGTATTACGGCACTTAATCCTAATATTAAAATTTTAGCTCCCGCTCGGGAATGGGGTATGAGTAGGGAAGATGCGATCGCCTACGGGGAACAATTTGGCATCGAAGCCCCTGTCAAAAAGTCTTCTCCCTATAGTATAGATCGTAACCTCCTTGGCCGTAGCATTGAAGCCGGACCATTGGAAGATCCTATGACAGAGCCTCCCGAAGAAATTTATGCCATGACAAAATCTGTATTAGAAGCCCCTGACGAGGCAGAATATTTAGAAATAACTTTTGAACAAGGCACTCCCATTGCTGTTAATGGAGTAGCTCTATCCCCTGTAGCTTTGGTTACTAAAATTAATGAAGTGGCTGGGAATCATGGCGTAGGACGTATCGATATGATTGAAAATAGAGTAGTGGGAATCAAATCTCGGGAAATTTATGAAGCCCCCGCTCTATTAGTGCTTATTAAAGCCCATGAAGATTTAGAAAGTTTAACCCTCACCAGCGATGTAACCCATTATAAAAGAGCGCACATAGATGAAACCTATAGCAGAATGATATATGAAGGGTTGTGGTATAGCCCCCTTAAAAATGCCCTAGATGCTTTCATTGAAGAAACTCAAAAAAGGGTTAGCGGTACAGTGAGAATTAAGTTCTTCAAAGGTAGTGCTACCATTGTAGGTAGAAAATCACAATATTCCTTATACGATTCTGATTTATCTACCTATGGAGAAGAAGATCAATTTGACCATAAAGCCGCTGAAGGATTTATCTATGTTTGGGGTTTATCTACCAGAGTTTGGGCAGAAAAAACTAGATCGATAGAAAGTTAAGTTTTAACTTAGTGGGGAAGTACATCGGTTAATACACCACCAATAATCGCCCCTGTGATGATAATTCCTATTAGGGTATTCGTAAAAAACTTACCAGCTTCGGGGTTAAATCCGAGGCTTTTATCTTCTTTTCCTGCGGTGAAAAACAATGACCATGCTTGGTTAGCGTTTATGTCTTTAAAGTTGTTAAATTCTTTACGAAATACCACGGGGGCAAATAATTCTCTGTTGTTTAATACTTTTAAGTCGCTATTCATAATATTAATTTTTTTTGCTTTTCTACAATTATTAATGTAACAAAATGTAACGACATAATGTTTTCGGTTGACACGAAAGTTGAAGTGTGGATAGC from Cyanobacterium stanieri LEGE 03274 carries:
- a CDS encoding argininosuccinate synthase, which gives rise to MSRAEKVVLAYSGGVDTSVCIPYLKKEWGVKEVITLAADLGQGEELGPIQTKALKCGAVESLVADATEEFVSNYAFPAIKANALYENRYPLSTALARPLIAKLLVEAAQKYGADAVAHGCTGKGNDQVRFDLGITALNPNIKILAPAREWGMSREDAIAYGEQFGIEAPVKKSSPYSIDRNLLGRSIEAGPLEDPMTEPPEEIYAMTKSVLEAPDEAEYLEITFEQGTPIAVNGVALSPVALVTKINEVAGNHGVGRIDMIENRVVGIKSREIYEAPALLVLIKAHEDLESLTLTSDVTHYKRAHIDETYSRMIYEGLWYSPLKNALDAFIEETQKRVSGTVRIKFFKGSATIVGRKSQYSLYDSDLSTYGEEDQFDHKAAEGFIYVWGLSTRVWAEKTRSIES